From Laspinema palackyanum D2c, one genomic window encodes:
- the miaB gene encoding tRNA (N6-isopentenyl adenosine(37)-C2)-methylthiotransferase MiaB, which yields MSSIPRRYHITTFGCQMNKADSERMAGILENMGFQFSEDPNQADLILYNTCSIRDNAEHKVYSYLGRQAKRKLQQPNLTLIVAGCVAQQEGEALLRRVPELDMVMGPQHANRLEDLLEQVFAGNQVVATEAVHIMEDITKPRRESQVTAWVNVIYGCNERCTYCIVPSVRGIEQSRTPEAIRAEMEELGRQGYKEVTLLGQNIDAYGRDLPGTTPEGRNLHTLTDLLYFVHDVPGIERIRFATSHPRYFTERLIRACQELPKVCEHFHIPFQSGDNEVLKAMARGYTHEKYRRIIDMIRHYMPDASISADAIVGFPGETEEQFENTLKLLEEISFDMLNTAAYSPRPGTPAAVWENQLSEEVKSDRLQRLNHLVSVKAAERSQRYLGRIEEVLVEEQNAKDPTQVMGRTRGNRLTFFTGDINQLKGQLVQVKITESRAFSLSGEAISVPQPALV from the coding sequence ATGTCCTCTATTCCTCGTCGTTACCACATCACCACCTTCGGCTGTCAGATGAACAAAGCTGACTCCGAACGCATGGCAGGTATCCTGGAAAATATGGGGTTCCAGTTTTCCGAAGACCCCAACCAAGCCGACCTCATCCTCTACAATACCTGCTCAATTCGGGATAATGCCGAGCACAAAGTTTATTCCTACCTAGGCAGGCAAGCGAAACGCAAACTCCAACAACCCAACCTCACCCTCATCGTTGCCGGTTGCGTGGCACAACAGGAAGGAGAAGCACTCCTGCGCCGGGTGCCGGAATTGGATATGGTCATGGGACCCCAACACGCCAACCGCCTAGAGGATTTGCTCGAACAGGTGTTCGCCGGGAACCAAGTGGTAGCGACTGAGGCGGTGCATATCATGGAGGATATCACCAAACCGCGCAGGGAGAGCCAAGTTACCGCCTGGGTAAACGTGATTTACGGCTGTAACGAACGCTGCACCTATTGCATCGTCCCGTCAGTGCGTGGCATCGAACAATCCCGCACCCCAGAAGCAATCCGCGCCGAAATGGAAGAACTCGGACGCCAGGGATATAAAGAAGTCACCTTACTCGGTCAAAATATCGACGCCTACGGCAGAGATTTACCCGGAACCACACCGGAGGGACGAAATTTACATACCCTCACGGATTTGCTCTATTTCGTCCATGATGTCCCGGGAATTGAACGGATTCGCTTTGCCACCTCTCACCCCCGGTATTTCACTGAGAGATTAATTCGGGCTTGTCAAGAATTGCCGAAGGTTTGCGAACATTTTCATATCCCATTTCAATCGGGGGATAATGAAGTTTTGAAGGCGATGGCGCGGGGTTATACCCATGAAAAATATCGCCGTATTATTGATATGATTCGCCACTATATGCCCGATGCTTCTATCAGTGCCGATGCGATCGTCGGGTTCCCTGGGGAAACTGAGGAACAGTTTGAAAATACCCTAAAACTGTTAGAAGAGATTAGCTTTGATATGCTGAATACTGCTGCTTATTCCCCACGTCCGGGGACACCAGCGGCGGTGTGGGAGAATCAGTTGAGCGAAGAGGTTAAGAGCGATCGGCTGCAACGGTTGAATCACTTAGTATCTGTTAAGGCTGCCGAGCGATCGCAGCGCTATCTCGGACGGATTGAAGAAGTCCTAGTCGAGGAGCAGAATGCCAAAGACCCCACCCAAGTCATGGGAAGAACACGCGGCAACCGTCTCACCTTCTTTACCGGGGATATTAATCAGTTGAAGGGACAGTTAGTCCAGGTCAAAATTACCGAATCCCGCGCCTTCAGTTTATCCGGCGAAGCGATTTCCGTTCCTCAACCGGCTTTGGTTTAA
- a CDS encoding class I SAM-dependent methyltransferase: protein MLSILPTGNGSQNPMIQERSQYKETWDNLAANMDEAKLYVAGHTDEAELDRTGLNTVNRIENFVGIQPEDICLEIGCGVGRVGKFLSPQCQKWIGTDISANMLQYAAQRLEGLDNIELIELSGVGLQEIADNSIDLVYCTVVFMHLYEWDRYQYLKEAFRVLKSGGRCFFDNVDLTSSHGWEVFMAGYAYPIDQRPAYLSMCSTGEELETYARQSGFSGIKIHRWGDARVGVTGIKP, encoded by the coding sequence TTGCTGTCAATTTTACCCACTGGAAATGGAAGTCAGAACCCTATGATTCAGGAGCGATCGCAATATAAGGAAACCTGGGACAACCTCGCCGCCAATATGGATGAGGCGAAACTCTATGTCGCCGGACATACGGATGAGGCCGAATTAGACCGCACGGGACTCAATACGGTGAATCGAATTGAGAATTTTGTGGGCATTCAACCGGAAGATATTTGTTTGGAAATTGGCTGTGGGGTGGGTCGAGTTGGCAAGTTTTTAAGTCCCCAATGTCAGAAATGGATTGGCACCGATATTTCGGCGAATATGCTCCAATATGCCGCGCAACGTCTGGAAGGATTGGATAATATTGAATTAATTGAATTGAGTGGGGTAGGCTTACAGGAAATTGCCGATAATTCCATTGATTTGGTCTACTGTACGGTGGTGTTTATGCACCTGTATGAGTGGGACCGCTATCAGTATTTAAAAGAAGCGTTTCGAGTGTTAAAATCCGGGGGACGCTGCTTTTTTGATAATGTGGATTTGACCTCCAGTCATGGCTGGGAGGTGTTTATGGCGGGGTATGCTTATCCCATTGACCAACGTCCGGCCTATTTGAGTATGTGTTCCACGGGGGAGGAATTAGAAACTTATGCGAGGCAGTCGGGCTTTTCCGGGATTAAAATCCATCGCTGGGGAGATGCGCGAGTCGGGGTGACGGGGATAAAACCGTGA
- a CDS encoding mechanosensitive ion channel family protein codes for MNPILKEIKTTLINLIGQGVALVPAILIALVVLGITWYAANVVRRLTMAGGRRVVKNRSLRMLMVQTAYVAAWSVGIIVACVLAFPGLALGDIIGLLGLSSVAIGFAFQDIFKNFLAGILLLLQEPFKLGDQIVVEGYEGTVEEIAIRSTQIRTYQGERVVIPNAVVFTNVVQVKTAFSHRRTDLAIGVDYNTPLPQAVDTLLKAVSKVPGVLSKPEPEVDIVGFGESSIDMMVRYWTEPERPSVRRIQTQVAIALKDACDRANINIPYPIRSLYYYDQEKFADNSPSSGNGDRI; via the coding sequence ATGAATCCAATTTTGAAAGAAATAAAAACAACTCTCATTAACTTAATTGGTCAAGGTGTGGCACTGGTACCGGCAATTTTAATTGCTTTGGTCGTGTTAGGCATAACTTGGTATGCTGCCAATGTGGTTCGTCGTCTGACGATGGCGGGAGGACGGCGAGTAGTAAAGAATAGATCCCTCCGAATGTTAATGGTTCAAACGGCTTATGTTGCGGCATGGTCTGTGGGAATTATTGTAGCCTGCGTTCTGGCATTTCCGGGTTTGGCATTAGGAGATATAATTGGGTTATTGGGGTTAAGTTCCGTTGCCATTGGTTTTGCCTTTCAGGATATTTTTAAAAATTTCCTGGCGGGAATTTTGCTGTTATTGCAGGAACCCTTTAAACTCGGAGACCAAATTGTTGTAGAAGGATATGAGGGAACCGTAGAGGAAATTGCGATTCGTTCGACGCAAATCCGCACTTATCAAGGGGAGCGAGTTGTTATTCCAAATGCGGTGGTTTTTACGAATGTGGTGCAAGTCAAAACAGCGTTTTCTCATCGGCGCACAGATTTAGCAATAGGGGTGGATTATAATACACCGTTACCGCAGGCAGTCGATACACTTTTAAAGGCGGTGTCCAAAGTTCCCGGGGTGTTATCGAAACCGGAACCGGAAGTTGATATTGTGGGGTTTGGAGAGAGTTCAATTGATATGATGGTGCGATATTGGACGGAACCGGAGAGACCCTCGGTGCGACGGATTCAAACGCAAGTGGCGATCGCCCTCAAAGATGCTTGCGATCGCGCCAATATCAATATTCCCTATCCCATCCGCAGCCTGTATTATTATGACCAAGAAAAGTTTGCCGATAATAGTCCCAGTTCGGGAAATGGCGATCGCATCTAG
- a CDS encoding NACHT domain-containing protein, translating into MMIPRKTIVADAATSIAQIATDTLLEDKSKLLGIFPRTPDKKTKEAIASASETYVNLYLQRYATIDLLGTRDPVPLESLYVEMQVREMDEPETTNPNASSVESTLKSPIAVINERDGVMFWGAPGSGKSLLLRKIGLEALRGTRFGGVVRRGYIPVFIPLKVVSSGEGEIEKAIADEFRRCSFPVAERLVREALAQGRCLILLDDLHTIPSFVIAEAIARLEGFMETYPKNRYVACSRAGVFNHHWRSFYPVAIAPLDDAQQTSLIRQWYNTPSATTPSGDSLLMDLERPENAHARSLSASPLSLTLLCLMYDRTHSLPENRATLYLRTSHILLEAAGNIATAPDVSPNLEMNRELAKLWLAQLAFRSAIAERAVFSGADLSSRIPVHLLDLHKDEYFPFSVPTNVNANTTENSNKNSPPLTPGRKNSLPTVPTNPNEKANHPSNKNPAVSLTPTIAENRYRVEKMLEKIALRSGLLLQIGPDRFAFTQVTWQEYFTAIYIDTYYLAAQISAKNLTLRHWQEIFLFVSGIRHPTADKLLILMESAAQKYLKTSKLRSLLRWASESTEENSGTLSPAAKRTAALFLVLVLNATLEPDLSRENPYPTDSLGEQFKQRGEVESPENVALSLCEILGFNLSELITRAGRLAEDFTKNLAFICDRPLDVEKSAGELTRELARKLARDRARQLVLDLDCLLDAPNNFALDRARDLAFVSILTRLVEEVGIFKDCQEAIAALQSLQPEIPDTNSAYQVHYEFRDRIRQTWLNALNLSSDRLQLSPEEKQALGDYFYANGLIVRCYHAASEVTPATWKVIQGRMLRGN; encoded by the coding sequence ATGATGATTCCCCGAAAAACGATTGTTGCGGATGCCGCTACCAGTATTGCTCAAATTGCCACAGATACGCTGTTGGAAGATAAGAGTAAATTATTGGGCATTTTTCCCCGAACTCCGGATAAAAAAACCAAGGAGGCGATCGCCTCTGCCTCGGAGACTTATGTCAACCTCTATCTCCAACGGTATGCCACGATTGATCTGTTAGGAACTCGCGATCCAGTGCCGTTAGAATCTCTCTATGTGGAGATGCAGGTGAGGGAGATGGATGAACCTGAAACGACGAACCCGAATGCTTCTTCCGTGGAGTCTACCCTTAAATCCCCGATCGCAGTGATCAATGAACGGGATGGGGTGATGTTCTGGGGTGCGCCTGGTTCCGGAAAGTCTCTCTTACTGAGGAAAATCGGCCTAGAAGCCCTCCGGGGAACCCGGTTCGGGGGGGTGGTCCGCCGGGGGTATATTCCAGTGTTTATTCCCCTGAAAGTCGTGAGTAGTGGGGAGGGTGAAATTGAAAAAGCGATCGCTGATGAGTTTCGTCGCTGTAGTTTTCCGGTGGCGGAACGATTAGTTCGAGAGGCACTAGCTCAAGGTCGATGCTTAATTTTACTGGATGATTTGCATACTATTCCCTCGTTTGTGATTGCTGAGGCGATCGCCCGTCTGGAAGGGTTTATGGAAACTTATCCCAAAAATCGCTATGTAGCTTGTTCTCGTGCCGGGGTCTTTAACCATCACTGGCGCAGCTTTTATCCGGTGGCGATCGCCCCGTTAGACGATGCACAACAAACGAGTTTGATCCGACAGTGGTATAACACCCCCTCCGCTACCACCCCCAGTGGTGACTCACTTCTGATGGATTTAGAACGACCAGAAAATGCTCATGCCCGATCCTTATCTGCGTCTCCTCTCTCACTTACCTTGCTTTGCTTGATGTATGACCGGACTCACTCTCTACCGGAAAATCGGGCAACGCTTTATCTCCGAACTTCTCACATTTTACTGGAAGCTGCGGGAAACATTGCCACGGCTCCGGATGTCTCACCGAATCTGGAAATGAATCGGGAATTGGCAAAATTGTGGCTGGCTCAATTAGCCTTCAGAAGTGCGATCGCCGAGCGGGCAGTTTTTTCCGGTGCCGACTTGAGCAGTCGGATTCCCGTGCATTTGTTAGATTTACATAAAGATGAGTATTTTCCCTTTTCTGTACCCACTAATGTTAATGCTAACACCACGGAAAATTCTAACAAAAATTCACCCCCTTTAACCCCAGGGCGTAAAAACTCCTTGCCGACGGTTCCCACGAATCCGAATGAAAAGGCCAATCATCCCTCGAACAAAAATCCAGCGGTATCCCTAACCCCTACCATTGCGGAGAACCGCTATCGGGTTGAGAAAATGCTGGAAAAAATCGCCTTGCGGTCCGGTTTACTGCTGCAAATTGGGCCGGACCGCTTTGCCTTCACTCAAGTAACTTGGCAAGAATATTTTACCGCTATTTATATCGATACCTATTATTTAGCCGCTCAAATTTCGGCTAAAAATCTAACCTTGCGCCACTGGCAAGAAATCTTTTTATTTGTGTCAGGGATTCGCCATCCCACGGCGGATAAATTACTGATTTTAATGGAATCAGCGGCTCAAAAATACCTAAAAACCAGTAAGTTGCGATCGCTTTTGCGATGGGCCTCTGAATCCACGGAGGAGAATAGTGGCACGCTTTCACCAGCGGCTAAAAGAACGGCGGCGCTGTTTTTGGTGCTGGTTTTAAACGCCACATTAGAACCGGATTTATCCCGAGAAAATCCCTATCCTACGGATAGCCTCGGTGAGCAATTTAAGCAGAGGGGGGAAGTAGAATCTCCGGAAAATGTGGCTTTGAGTTTGTGCGAAATTTTGGGGTTTAATTTGTCTGAACTGATCACTCGTGCAGGCCGGTTAGCGGAGGATTTTACCAAAAATCTAGCGTTTATTTGCGATCGCCCCTTGGATGTGGAAAAATCCGCTGGGGAATTGACTCGGGAACTGGCGCGAAAACTGGCTCGGGATCGCGCTCGTCAACTGGTTCTGGACCTGGATTGTTTACTAGATGCTCCCAACAATTTTGCCCTGGATCGCGCCCGAGATTTGGCGTTTGTTAGTATTCTAACTCGATTGGTAGAAGAGGTGGGAATTTTTAAAGATTGCCAGGAGGCGATCGCCGCTTTGCAATCCCTGCAACCGGAGATTCCCGATACCAATTCTGCCTATCAAGTGCATTATGAGTTTCGCGATCGCATTCGTCAAACTTGGTTAAATGCTCTGAATTTGTCCAGCGATCGTCTCCAGCTATCCCCCGAAGAAAAGCAGGCATTAGGGGATTATTTTTATGCCAATGGGTTGATAGTTCGCTGCTATCATGCAGCATCGGAAGTCACCCCCGCCACCTGGAAAGTCATCCAAGGACGAATGCTACGCGGGAACTAG
- a CDS encoding 4-hydroxy-3-methylbut-2-enyl diphosphate reductase translates to MDTKAFKRALQKSDNYHRKGFGHQEEVTGVMNSVYQSPLIQQIRENNYTLTRGEVTIRLAQAFGFCWGVERAVAIAYETRQHFPTERIWITNEIIHNPSVNQHIQEMNVEFIPVEEGKKDFEVVQAGDVVILPAFGATVQEMQLLNEKGCTIVDTTCPWVSKVWNSVEKHKKGNYTSIIHGKYKHEETLATSSFAGTYLIVLNMAEADYVANYILNGGDKAEFMAKFSKAVSAGFDPDRDLAQVGIANQTTMLKSETEEMGKLFERTMMKKYGPAELNQHFLAFNTICDATQERQDAMLDLVEDQVDAIVVIGGYNSSNTTQLQQIAIDRGIPSYHIDSASRILPGNRIEHKPLHQELEIAENWLPSGPLVIGVTSGASTPDKVVEEAIEKIFASKAMAVV, encoded by the coding sequence ATGGACACTAAAGCTTTCAAACGCGCACTGCAAAAGTCTGATAACTACCATCGCAAGGGATTTGGTCACCAAGAAGAAGTAACCGGGGTGATGAACTCCGTTTATCAAAGTCCCCTGATTCAGCAAATCCGAGAAAATAATTACACCTTGACTCGCGGCGAGGTGACGATTCGTCTGGCGCAAGCGTTTGGATTTTGCTGGGGGGTTGAACGCGCCGTGGCGATCGCCTATGAAACTCGCCAGCATTTTCCTACGGAACGCATTTGGATTACCAATGAAATTATCCACAATCCCAGCGTGAATCAACATATCCAAGAGATGAATGTTGAATTCATCCCCGTTGAGGAAGGAAAAAAAGATTTTGAAGTGGTCCAAGCGGGAGATGTGGTCATTTTACCGGCTTTTGGTGCTACGGTTCAAGAAATGCAGTTGCTCAATGAAAAAGGCTGCACAATTGTAGACACTACTTGTCCTTGGGTTTCTAAAGTTTGGAACAGTGTAGAAAAACATAAAAAAGGCAATTACACTTCCATTATTCATGGCAAATACAAGCATGAAGAAACCCTGGCAACCAGTTCTTTTGCGGGAACTTATTTAATTGTCCTGAATATGGCCGAAGCGGACTATGTTGCTAATTATATTCTCAACGGTGGGGATAAAGCTGAATTTATGGCTAAATTCAGTAAGGCTGTTTCCGCCGGATTTGACCCGGACCGGGATTTAGCACAAGTTGGGATTGCGAATCAAACCACGATGCTCAAAAGTGAGACGGAAGAAATGGGCAAGTTGTTTGAAAGGACGATGATGAAAAAATATGGTCCGGCAGAATTAAATCAGCATTTTCTGGCTTTTAATACAATCTGCGATGCCACCCAAGAACGCCAGGATGCGATGTTAGATTTGGTCGAGGATCAAGTGGATGCGATCGTGGTGATTGGTGGGTATAATTCCTCAAATACGACGCAGTTACAACAAATTGCGATCGACCGAGGAATTCCGTCTTATCATATTGATAGTGCCAGTCGGATTCTCCCGGGAAATCGCATCGAACATAAACCTTTGCATCAAGAGTTGGAAATCGCCGAAAATTGGCTACCATCAGGACCCCTGGTGATTGGCGTGACATCCGGTGCTTCAACGCCGGATAAGGTAGTTGAAGAGGCGATCGAGAAAATTTTTGCCAGTAAAGCTATGGCAGTGGTTTAA